A DNA window from Rhodococcus sp. Z13 contains the following coding sequences:
- a CDS encoding alkane 1-monooxygenase, whose protein sequence is MDVVKVDSSSRRKEQYDGWRDPKRYFWLYGLVIPLSPFIGYFLVKYLKLGVFWASGALVIAVLCPLVDALARLDTRNPPERVMKALENDRYYRYCTYLYLPLQYAGLFFGCWCWVTQPMAGGERFAMAATLGIVGGVGINAAHELGHKRTTIERRLAKIALAQSFYGHFFVEHNHGHHVRVATPEDPATARMGESYWWFLPRTVFGSLRSAIRYEKARLGRRGKSFWNLRHNDILNAWVLSVVLYAVLIAVFGWSIAPWLVVQAVMAVMFLEGANYLEHYGLLRNKRPDGSYERVRPEHSWNSDHVCSNLFLYNLQRHSDHHANPQRRYQTLRSMPEAPQLPAGYAVLILTSLVPPLWRRLMDRRLVAHYNGDFSRINIQPGKRAALEARYG, encoded by the coding sequence ATGGATGTCGTGAAGGTGGATTCGTCGAGCCGTCGAAAGGAGCAGTACGACGGCTGGAGAGACCCCAAACGATATTTCTGGCTGTATGGACTGGTCATACCCCTCAGTCCGTTCATCGGCTACTTCCTGGTGAAGTACCTGAAACTCGGGGTGTTCTGGGCCTCCGGCGCGCTCGTCATCGCGGTGCTGTGCCCGCTCGTCGACGCCCTCGCCCGGCTCGACACCCGCAACCCACCCGAACGGGTGATGAAAGCCCTCGAGAACGACAGGTACTACCGCTACTGCACCTACCTGTACCTGCCGCTGCAGTACGCCGGACTCTTCTTCGGATGCTGGTGCTGGGTGACCCAGCCGATGGCCGGGGGCGAACGCTTCGCCATGGCCGCGACCCTCGGCATCGTCGGCGGCGTCGGCATCAACGCCGCCCACGAGCTCGGGCACAAACGCACCACCATCGAACGACGCCTCGCCAAGATCGCGCTCGCCCAGTCGTTCTACGGGCACTTCTTCGTCGAGCACAACCACGGGCACCACGTGCGGGTCGCGACCCCGGAGGACCCCGCCACCGCCCGCATGGGCGAGAGCTACTGGTGGTTCCTCCCGCGCACCGTCTTCGGCAGCCTGCGCTCGGCGATCCGCTACGAGAAGGCGCGGCTCGGCCGTCGCGGCAAGTCGTTCTGGAACCTGCGCCACAACGACATCCTCAACGCCTGGGTACTGAGCGTCGTGCTCTACGCCGTGCTCATCGCGGTCTTCGGCTGGTCGATCGCGCCGTGGCTCGTCGTCCAGGCCGTCATGGCCGTCATGTTCCTCGAGGGCGCCAACTATCTCGAGCACTACGGCCTGCTGCGCAACAAGCGGCCCGACGGCTCCTACGAACGGGTGCGGCCCGAGCACAGCTGGAACAGCGACCACGTGTGCTCCAACCTGTTCCTCTACAACCTGCAGCGGCACAGCGACCACCACGCCAACCCGCAGCGGCGCTACCAGACGCTCCGCTCCATGCCCGAAGCCCCGCAGCTCCCCGCCGGTTACGCGGTCCTGATCCTCACCTCGCTGGTCCCGCCGCTGTGGCGGCGACTGATGGATCGGCGGCTGGTCGCGCACTACAACGGTGATTTCTCCCGGATCAACATCCAACCCGGCAAGCGGGCCGCGCTCGAAGCGCGCTACGGGTAG
- a CDS encoding cold-shock protein — MAQGTVKWFNAEKGFGFIEQDGGGADVFVHYSEIQATGFKTLDEGARVEFEIGQGQKGPQAQGVRVI; from the coding sequence ATGGCGCAGGGCACTGTGAAGTGGTTCAACGCGGAGAAGGGGTTCGGTTTCATCGAACAGGACGGCGGGGGAGCGGACGTCTTCGTTCACTACTCCGAGATCCAGGCGACCGGATTCAAGACCCTCGACGAGGGTGCTCGGGTCGAGTTCGAGATCGGTCAGGGCCAGAAGGGCCCGCAGGCCCAGGGTGTGCGCGTCATCTAG
- a CDS encoding pyridoxal phosphate-dependent aminotransferase, giving the protein MTTEEQGHLHHRINRRLEQSSKLRNVLYEIRGPVHAHAARLEAEGHRILKLNIGNPAPFGFEAPSTIVQDMIAALPHAQGYSESKGIISARRAIVTRYELVPGFPKFDINDVYLGNGVSELITITMQALLDDGDEVLIPAPDYPLWTAMTSLAGGTPVHYLCDESNDWNPDIEDLESKITERTKAIVVINPNNPTGAVYSHEVLEQIVHLARKHQLLLLADEIYDRILYDDAKHVSLASLAPDLLCLTYNGLSKTYRVAGYRSGWMVITGPRDHAEGFLEGVDLLASTRLCPNVPAQHAIQVALGGHQSIEELILPGGRLLEQRDVAWERLNAIPGVSCVKPRGALYAFPRLDPEVYEIHDDEKLVQDLLLQERILITQGTGFNWPNHDHFRIVTLPWARDLAVAIERIGNFLSSYKQ; this is encoded by the coding sequence GTGACTACCGAGGAGCAAGGCCACCTTCACCACCGCATCAACCGCCGGCTCGAGCAGTCGTCGAAGCTTCGCAACGTGCTGTACGAGATCCGCGGGCCGGTGCACGCCCACGCCGCGAGGCTCGAGGCCGAGGGGCATCGCATCCTCAAGCTCAACATCGGCAACCCGGCCCCGTTCGGTTTCGAGGCACCGAGCACGATCGTGCAGGACATGATCGCTGCGCTGCCGCACGCACAGGGCTACTCGGAGTCCAAGGGCATCATCTCGGCGCGACGCGCGATCGTCACCCGTTACGAGCTCGTGCCGGGCTTCCCGAAGTTCGACATCAACGACGTCTACCTGGGCAACGGCGTCTCGGAGCTCATCACCATCACGATGCAGGCCCTCCTCGACGACGGCGACGAGGTGCTGATCCCGGCGCCCGACTACCCGTTGTGGACGGCGATGACCTCGCTCGCCGGTGGCACGCCGGTGCACTATCTGTGCGACGAGAGCAACGACTGGAATCCGGACATCGAGGATCTCGAGTCGAAGATCACCGAGCGCACCAAGGCGATCGTGGTCATCAACCCGAACAACCCGACGGGCGCGGTCTACTCACACGAGGTGCTCGAGCAGATCGTCCATTTGGCCCGCAAGCACCAGTTGCTGCTGCTCGCCGACGAGATCTACGACCGGATCCTCTACGACGATGCGAAGCACGTCTCGCTGGCGTCGCTGGCTCCCGACCTGCTGTGCCTGACCTACAACGGCCTGTCGAAGACCTACCGGGTGGCCGGTTACCGGTCGGGCTGGATGGTCATCACCGGTCCGCGCGACCACGCCGAGGGTTTCCTCGAGGGTGTGGATCTGCTCGCGTCGACGCGTCTGTGCCCGAACGTGCCGGCGCAGCACGCGATCCAGGTGGCACTGGGTGGTCATCAGAGCATCGAGGAGCTGATCCTGCCGGGTGGCCGCCTGCTCGAGCAGCGCGACGTGGCGTGGGAGCGGCTCAACGCGATCCCGGGTGTGAGCTGCGTGAAGCCGCGCGGTGCGCTGTACGCCTTCCCGCGTCTGGATCCGGAGGTCTACGAGATCCACGACGACGAGAAGCTGGTGCAGGATCTCCTGCTGCAGGAGCGCATCCTCATCACGCAGGGCACGGGCTTCAATTGGCCGAACCACGATCATTTCCGCATCGTGACGCTGCCGTGGGCGCGCGATCTGGCGGTGGCGATCGAGCGGATCGGCAACTTCCTGTCCTCCTACAAGCAGTAG
- a CDS encoding YibE/F family protein — MSHGHGHGHGHSDGPTPLGPIAAKIVVGLLAAIGVMVLIGTFVLWPDTRTVEVPAPFQTTGGDAVVTEAGTVIEQGTGPCGSPSFGRVFTTEPLPPAGAAYECERSIVAIESGPNSGARTLLEVIPGPGQPELQAGDDIRLVRQTDPSGATQYSFYDFARGLPLTLVVAAFAIVVVVVARWRGLRALIGLGLAFAVLVVFMLPALLDGKPAVPVALVGGALILYAVLYLAHGVNLRTSSALLGTLASMVVAALLSYVAIRMTHLTGLSEEQNTDVQMYIGHVSISGLLLAGFIIGSLGVLNDVTITQAASAFELAGLDPTSSRREIFAAAMRVGRDHIASTVYTLVLAYAGGALPLLLLFSVAGRSITDVVTSDAVAIELVRAAVGGIALTLSVPLTTAIAAMLARADASDTLPKRGRHAR, encoded by the coding sequence ATGAGTCACGGACATGGACACGGCCACGGGCATTCGGACGGTCCCACTCCCCTCGGCCCCATCGCCGCCAAGATCGTCGTCGGGCTGCTCGCCGCCATCGGTGTGATGGTTCTCATCGGGACTTTCGTACTCTGGCCGGACACCCGCACCGTCGAGGTTCCTGCGCCTTTCCAGACCACCGGCGGCGACGCCGTCGTCACCGAGGCCGGCACCGTGATCGAGCAGGGCACCGGCCCCTGTGGCAGCCCGTCCTTCGGCCGTGTCTTCACCACCGAGCCGCTGCCCCCGGCCGGCGCGGCCTACGAGTGCGAGCGCAGCATCGTCGCCATCGAGTCCGGCCCCAACTCCGGAGCGCGGACGCTGCTCGAGGTCATCCCCGGCCCGGGCCAGCCCGAACTGCAGGCCGGCGACGACATCCGCCTGGTCCGCCAGACCGATCCGTCGGGCGCCACCCAGTACTCCTTCTACGACTTCGCGCGCGGCCTGCCGCTCACCCTGGTGGTCGCGGCGTTCGCGATCGTCGTCGTGGTGGTCGCCCGCTGGCGGGGCCTGCGTGCCCTGATCGGCCTGGGCCTCGCGTTCGCGGTGCTCGTGGTGTTCATGCTGCCCGCCCTGCTCGACGGCAAGCCCGCGGTGCCGGTCGCGCTGGTCGGCGGCGCTCTGATCCTGTACGCCGTGCTCTACCTCGCGCACGGCGTGAACCTGCGGACCAGTTCGGCGCTGCTCGGCACCCTGGCATCGATGGTGGTCGCGGCGCTGCTGTCCTATGTCGCCATCCGGATGACGCACCTGACGGGCCTGTCGGAGGAACAGAACACCGACGTGCAGATGTACATCGGCCACGTGTCCATCTCCGGGCTGCTGCTCGCCGGGTTCATCATCGGCTCGCTCGGTGTGCTCAACGACGTCACCATCACCCAGGCCGCATCGGCGTTCGAGCTGGCGGGGCTGGATCCGACGTCGTCGCGACGGGAGATCTTCGCGGCGGCGATGCGGGTGGGCCGCGACCACATCGCCAGCACCGTCTACACCCTGGTGCTCGCCTACGCCGGTGGCGCGCTGCCGCTGCTGTTGCTGTTCTCCGTGGCGGGACGGTCGATCACCGACGTCGTCACGAGCGACGCCGTCGCCATCGAGCTGGTGCGCGCGGCCGTCGGCGGCATCGCG